From Bombus huntii isolate Logan2020A chromosome 4, iyBomHunt1.1, whole genome shotgun sequence, one genomic window encodes:
- the LOC126864697 gene encoding nose resistant to fluoxetine protein 6-like, translating to MQYGNISSWIWLSLLSLTTIYVSTQATTLDPVTMRKVLPAYAILENADFLNSSRCRTEIDQFRNAVDNQILWGLRALDTSGVPPGGFLNGHNYWLGDGLACTGLSQNLTLFVAEKKRKNNTIYRNPDEEHPPFKFHFFIGRMQHNSTMQYHQELPHDDLVTLGLCLPASCTKHDVATMLDKVIHNETLFIGKLFAINFRLLEVTDLVNDYQWLLSLKIISIIGVLVLLCTIVIGATVYDISARRNRVISEKEIVALKNGNTKELEDVRKVKCKASDDESALLESRQQNHMNQYLLCFSLLRNVRPLFKIQEGTETLRVFYGMRVLGMLWIILGHLLMFGFHVMANKSLYYMMGGEILMEIINNPTFPVDTFFFMSGFLSSYIFLKEQQKMKGTLSITEKTKMFIQIIIKRYIRLTPAYFVVILIAILNFTWHDHVSALLPYEHPSAKCSKYWWTNLLYINNFYHWNDVCLIWSWYLPNDMQFFIFGTFLLILSSTHHNLATGLGVFSIVFSIVSVAYNGYIINYQPSIDELYNSWTDLYIRPWCRIPPYLIGMATCLLLTKYNFKLHLSKKTLIIGWILATLCNGTILFGLDNKSIPLSLSILYLSLSRTGWALSTAWVVVACTTNHAGIVNKILSLDIFVILSKFTYGAYLLNPIFILSVLSSSYYPFYFDKVTIGILFIAIVVCSFIASILLFLTVEMPFASLLKLRTGAPKKRKEVGGDKFH from the exons ATGCAGTACGGAAATATTTCGTCGTGGATATGGTTATCCCTTTTATCATTGACAACGATTTATGTATCGACCCAAGCGACCACGCTAGACCCAGTGACCATGAGGAAGGTACTTCCGGCGTACGCGATTTTGGAAAATGCTGATTTTCTAAATTCCAGTAGATGTCGGACGGAGATTGATCAATTTCGTAATGCTGTTGACAACCAGATACTTTGGGGTCTAAGAG CGTTGGACACCAGTGGAGTGCCACCCGGGGGATTTCTGAACGGGCACAATTATTGGTTAGGAGATGGTCTAGCTTGCACCGGCCTCTCCCAAAATCTCACGCTGTTTGTCGcggagaagaaacgaaagaacaaTACGATATACCGCAATCCGGACGAGGAGCATCCACCTTTTAAGTTTCACTTTTTTATTGGACGCATGCAGCACAATAGCACTATGCAATATCACCAAGAATTGCCACATGAC GATTTGGTGACACTTGGACTTTGTCTACCGGCTTCCTGCACCAAACACGATGTAGCTACAATGCTAGATAAAGTCATCCATAATGAAACTCTTTTCATTGGAAAACTTTTTGCCATAAACTTCAGACTCCTCGAAGTCACTGATTTGGTGAATGATTATCAATGGCTTCTCTCTTTAAAGATAATCTCTATCAT AGGTGTTTTGGTGTTGTTGTGTACTATCGTTATAGGGGCCACAGTATACGATATTTCCGCCCGTCGAAACCGTGTAATCAGCGAAAAGGAAATCGTTGCGCTTAAAAATGGAAATACGAAGG AATTGGAGGACGTGAGAAAAGTAAAATGCAAAGCCAGTGACGATGAATCGGCACTCTTAGAATCAAGGCAACAAAATCACATGAACCAATATCTGCTCTGTTTTTCGCTGCTCAGAAATGTACGGCCACTATTTAAAATACAAGAGGGTACAGAGACTTTGCGTGTATTCTACGGTATGAGAGTGTTGGGAATGCTATGGATTATTCTCGGGCATTTGCTCATGTTCGGGTTTCATGTTATGG CTAACAAATCGCTTTACTACATGATGGGCGGTGAAATACTCATGGAAATCATAAATAATCCGACGTTTCCGGTGGACACGTTTTTCTTTATGAGTGGTTTTCTGTCGtcttatatttttctcaaggaacaacaaaaaatgaagGGAACACTGTCTATAACAGAAAAGACGAAAATGTTCATTCAAATAATCATCAAACGATATATTAG GCTTACACCTGCATATTTCGTCGTTATACTGATAGCGATATTAAATTTCACCTGGCATGATCATGTCTCAGCACTTCTTCCCTACGAGCATCCAAGTGCTAAGTGTTCCAAATATTGGTGGACTAATCTACTTTACATCAACAACTTCTACCATTGGAATGACGTA TGTCTCATTTGGAGTTGGTACCTACCCAATGATATGCAGTTCTTCATATTTGGTACTTTTCTCCTAATATTATCGAGCAC GCATCACAATCTTGCCACTGGCTTAGGCGTTTTTAGCATAGTTTTCTCGATAGTATCAGTCGCTTACAATGGATACATCATTAACTACCAGCCATC GATTGACGAATTATATAACTCGTGGACAGACCTTTATATACGACCGTGGTGTAGAATACCGCCATACCTCATAGGAATGGCTACATGTCTGCTTCttacaaaatacaatttcaaATTACATTTATCAAAA AAAACCTTAATCATTGGATGGATCTTGGCAACTCTATGTAATGGTACGATTCTCTTCGGACTTGATAACAAGAGCATACCCTTAAGTCTATCCATTCTTTATTTGTCCCTGAGCAGAACAGGCTGGGCCTTGAGCACTGCCTGGGTGGTAGTTGCATGCACTACGAACCATGCTG GTATCGTGAACAAAATCTTATCGCTGGATATTTTCGTTATTTTGAGTAAATTTACGTATGGTGCTTATCTTCTAAACCCTATTTTCATACTTTCGGTTCTTTCTTCGAGTTATTATCCTTTCTACTTTGATAAAGTCACCATT GGTATTCTGTTCATTGCAATCGTTGTTTGTAGCTTCATTGCTtctattttgttatttttaacaGTCGAAATGCCGTTTGCATCACTTCTGAAATTGCGTACTGGTGCAccaaaaaaaaggaaagaagttGGTGGTGATAAATTCCACTGA